The Mangrovibacterium diazotrophicum DNA window CCGCTGATCGGCTTGAATGACTCGGGTGGTGCCCGTATCCAGGAAGGTGTGCAATCGCTGGCCGGTTATGCAGACATCTTCTACAACAATGTCCTGTCGAGCGGTGTGATTCCTCAAATCAGCGTGATCCTCGGACCTTGTGCCGGTGGTGCTGTTTACTCTCCAGCCCTCACCGATTTCATCTTTATGGTGAATGAAACCAGTCACATGTTCGTTACCGGACCTGAGGTAATTAAAACGGTAACGCACGAGGACGTTAGTAAAGAAGAATTAGGCGGTGCTTCAACACATAGCCACAAAAGTGGTGTGGCTCACTTTACAGGTGAAAATGAAGAGCAAACACTGATGATGGTTCGCGAACTGATGAGTTTCCTCCCGTTGAATAACATGGAAGAGCCAGTTGAGCTTCCTTGCACCGACCCGATCGACCGTGAAGAAGAAGAACTGAATACAATTGTTCCGGTTGATCCGAACAAACCTTACGACATGAAGGACATCATCTACAAAATCGTGGATGACGAGCACTTCTTCGAAGTTCAGCCGCATTACGCTTCAAACATCATTATTGGTTATGCACGTTTTGGTGGCCGTTCGGTGGGTATTGTGGCCAACCAACCAGCTAGTCTGGCGGGTGTTCTCGATATTAACTCATCGGCTAAAGCAGCACGTTTTGTACGTTTTTGCGATGCCTTCAACATTCCGATTGTAACCCTGGTAGACGTTCCTGGATTCCTTCCTGGAACTCAGCAGGAGTTTGGTGGAATCATCAAACACGGAGCGAAATTGCTTTACGCATTTGCTGAAGCTACCGTGCCTAAAATCACCCTGATTACCCGTAAAGCTTACGGTGGTGCCTACGATGTAATGTCGAGCAAGCACATTGGCGCCGACGTAAACTACGCCTACCCAACTGCCGAAATTGCCGTAATGGGGCCGGAAGGAGCCATCAACATTCTGCGCCGCGACATTAAGTCGGACGAGGAAAAAGCAAAAGCAGTTGAACTGTACCGCGACACATTCGCCAACCCTTACCGTGCTGCATCTCTCGGGTACATTGACGAGATCATCTATCCGAAGGATACACGTAAGAAGATTATCAGCGCACTGGATATGACACACAATAAACGGAAGTCAAATCTTCCGCGAAAACATGGTAACATTCCATTGTAAAAAGTTAAAGCCTCTTGAAAAAGAGGCTTTTTTTATGCCCTATTTGTCATCAATTCGATAGGCTCCTTTCGCACATTTTATTAATTTCGGAACCGCATTTTTTTTACCAAACTCTGAAATTACTAATCGATATACAATGAAAGGAAAGCATTTGAAATTGAAAGACAGTCTGTTGAAAACAATACTGCCTGTTGCGCTGATTTTATTAAGTTTTTACTCTTGTAAAAAGAAGACCGTTGATCCCCGGATTGTATTGGATCGGGACTACAAAAAAGAAATTTTAGCCGGAAGAGACGCCTTGCGCGTTTACCTCATCGGAAGCGAAACCGGAATTTCTGTTTCCGTCTCCGTTGATGGAAAAACGGTTTGGTCAGAAGGTTATGGCTTTGCCAACAAAGAATTAAAAGCGCCAGCCCGTCCTGAAACAAAATACCGGATTGGCCGCACATCTCAAATCTTCCCCGCGATGCTGATTGCCAAACTTCAGGAAGAAGGTAAAGTAGATGTGAACGAACCTTTTTCGAAGTATGTTCCGAACTACCCGGCCAAACAGTGGGATTTCACCCCTTACAACCTGGGAACTCACTCGGCAGGATTCCCGGAAACCGACTTCATCCTGGTGCAAAACAAGCAAGACTACAAAAGCCTGAAAGAATTCATTCAGGCAACCGAGAAAGACAGTTTGTTATTCAAACCGAACCAGTACTTCGCGGTTAGCGATTACGATCCTTGCTTACTGGGAATTTTGGCCGAAACGATTGGTCAAAAGAGCTATCCAAAACTGGTCAAAGAAATGTTGCTTGATACGCTTGGCCTGAACGAAACAGAACTGGATAGTCCCTCTCCCATCATCGACTACCGCTCTACCCCTTACCACCGCAATTTCATTGCACAAGTGGTGAATGCGCCGGAAATAGACTCCCGATTTGTTTCACCGGCGTACGGCTACCTGTCGACAGCAGACGATTTAAACAAACTGGGACAGTTGTTAATGAACAAGGAATTCTTTTCCGAAGAAAGCTACAAGCTTTTCTTCACGCCCAATACGCTTGACGGAGGTTTCCAGAGCAACTTAGGCTTCGGCTGGAACATTTATACCGATCGTCAGGGAAGAAAGGTTTACATACAGGAAGGCTCAACAATTGGCGGAAGTTCATTCCTGGCTATCTTTCCCGATCAAAAGTTAGTTGTCAGCATTTGTACCAACCTTGCCGACAATTCAGAAAGTGTCCCATCCGGGAAAATCGTACAACTTTTCCTCGATAAAATCAACCCGGTAAAACAAGAAGAGCCCGCTGCCCAAAAGGAAGAAAAAGCGGAGAAACCTGCGGAACAGTAATCAGAACACAACAATGATATTAATAGAAAAAGCCGGCCTCACGCCGGTTTTTTTGTGCAAAAAAAGAGGCACCGTTACCGATGCCTCTTTTGTATTTTATGAAGTGAAGATTACCAAGCGAACAATGGTAAATCTTTCATCATTTCGTTAACGCGTTTGCGAACTGAAGTGATTACCGCTTCGTCATCCGGATTTGAAAGAACTTCGTCAATCAAGTCAACAATAACCGGCATCGCATCTTCTTTCAATCCACGGGTTGTAACAGCTGGTGTACCTACACGCAAACCAGAAGTTGTAAACGGTGAACGGCTGTCGAACGGCACCATGTTTTTGTTGATCGTGATGTCAGCCAACACCAAGGTATTTTCAGCTTTCTTACCTGTCAGTTCAGGGAATTTGGTACGCAGGTCAATCAACATACTGTGATTGTCGGTACCACCTGAGATCACTTTATAACCTTTTGCAATGAACGCTTCAGCCATAACAGAAGCATTCTTTTTCACCTGAGCCTGGTAAACTTTGTATGAAGGATCCAACGCTTCGCCGAATGCGATTGCTTTCGATGCGATGACGTGTTCCAACGGTCCACCTTGTTGTCCCGGGAATACCGCGAAATCAAGCACTGCCGACATCATTTTGGTTTCACCTTTTGGTGTTTTGAAACCAAATGGGTTTTCAAAATCTTTCCCCATCAAGATGATACCACCACGAGGTCCACGCAGGGTTTTATGAGTCGTTGAAGTTACGATATGTGCATATTTAACCGGGTTTTCAAGCAAACCAGCAGCAATCAAACCAGCAGGGTGAGCCATGTCAACCATAAACATTGCACCAACTTCATCAGCGATTTGACGCATGCGGGCATAATCCCATTCACGAGAATAAGCCGAAGCACCACCGATAATCAGTTTTGGTTGGTGTTCTTTTGCCAAAGCTTCCATTTCGTCGTAGTCAACCATTCCGGTTTCTTCTTTCACGTGGTAAGCAATTGGTTGATACAATATACCTGAAGAGTTCACCGGAGAACCGTGAGACAAGTGACCGCCGTGAGCCAGATCAAGCCCCAGGAACTTGTCGCCAGGATTCAAAATGACACTAAGAACAGCTGCATTAGCCTGTGCACCAGAGTGAGGTTGAACGTTTGCATATTCAGCACCGAAAAGTTCTTTAATACGATCGATTGCCAATTGCTCGGTCATGTCAACAATCTGACATCCCCCGTAGTAACGTTTGCCCGGGTAACCTTCTGCGTATTTGTTTGTCATTACAGAACCCATTGCTTCCATAACCTGCTCGCTAACAAAGTTTTCAGAAGCAATCAATTCGATCCCACTAAGCTGACGCTTGCGTTCTTTTTCAATAATGTCGAATACTAATTGATCTCTTTTCATTTGGTATATATTCAAATTTCGATTATTCAAATTTAACACGATCCGCGAACGGATGAAGTTGTTGAAAACGAGTTTCAAATTGAGGGTCTAAAGGTAAGCTTTTTTACCTGTTGCTGAAAACAATAGAAATAAACAAAACGCAAAAATTTATGAACCTTTTCAATTCCTTTACACACCAAAAACAACCCTCAAAATTCGGATAGAAATATCGCTGGTGAAGATCCTCTAATCGCCGAATAAAGTAAAGAAATTCGTTAGAACCTACAGGCTCGAAAAACGAGAATGACAAAGTCAACCGCTTCCAAATTTTTTAAAACATCTATTTCACGGGCTTTGGGTCTAATCTTTTAGCTGAAATCCTCGTAAACCCGATTATCCTCTCCTTTTTATTTAGCACTGTCGAGTCATAGCTAAATACAATTTTGCGATGCGAAAAGCATCTTTTGTGTACAACTGAAAAAACGATAACATGCCACTGAAAAAATTGACAGATTTTCTCGACCGGAACAATATTGAATATATCACCATTCGTCACTCGCTGGCTTATAACGCCCAGCGGATTGCAGCGACCACGCACATTCCGGGAAAAGAAATTGCAAAAACAGTTATTGTAAAAATCGACGGCAGATTAGCCATGGCAGTTCTTCCTGCTTCGTATATGATTAACCTGCGCTTGCTGCGTGAAACAACCGGAGCAAGACTAATTGGGTTGGCCAGTGAAATGGAATTCAAAAACCGTTTCCCCGATTGTGAACTTGGCGCAATGCCTCCTTTCGGAAATTTGTACGACATGGAAGTTTACGTTGCTGAAAGCCTAATCGAAGATGAAGAAATTTGCTTCAATGCAGGAACCCATGTGGAACTGATCCGCATGGCTTATGCTGATTTTGAAAGGCTGGTTGAACCGGTAGTTTTGAGATTCTCAAAAGCTCTCACCGCCTGATCTGAATTGATGTAAATATTTAAGGGTAACAATTCTTTTGGGGAAGCCTCCGAAGCTATTTGGAGGTTTCTTTTTTTTGTGTGACTTTCGTAAGACAAAATCAGTTACTATGGATTCAGCCAAACGTCCCTTGCTTTTAACTTCTGCCCTTGCACTAAGTACTATCGGCAGCAGCCTAAGTACAGTTGCCTATCTCGGGACATTCCTGTTTTACGACAAAGCACTCCCTCAAATTGAAAAATTCACAAATGACCTGACAGCCGGAATGATCAGCCGCTATTACATCCTGGCCATGGGAATAATCAGCTTTGTGTCGCTCCTGGGGGTAATGAAAATGTGGAAGAACGAGCGGTCAGGTTTCTTCTTTTACCTTTTTGCCCAAGCCTGTTTATTTGTGCTCCCCCTCGTCAACATCGGCAAACATGCTTTTTCGAGCACGAATGCCATCTTCACCGTGTTGTTTTTATCCATCTACGCAGTCTTCCTGAAGCGCATGCAATAAAAAAGCCCATCGTACTGACGGGCTTCTTGTTGAAAATATTTAGTTCTATTTTTTTAATCGTGCGATAATGTGCGAACAAAATTCCGGTAATTCGAGAATACCCGAGCCCGGGAAATGAATCCGAGGTATTTGCCATTGTCCAGCACCGCCAGGTTGAAGCGAGCGCTACTCTCAAATTTTTCGGCAACCTTCAACATCGTGTCTCTTGGCGAAATGTAATGCTCGGGCATGTACATCAAATCCTTCACGTAAATTTTGTCATACAGTTCGTGGTTGAAAATGATCTCGCGGATGTCATCCATCTTAATCATTCCCTTCATCATTCCTTCATCGTCAACAACAGGGAACAAATTCCGTTTCGATTTCGCAATAATTTTCGTCAGGTCTCCCAAGGTCGCTTCGGGCGAAACAATGGCGAAATCCGTTTCAATAAGTTCGCGAACGGCCATGAAATGCAAAACCGCTTTATCCTTGTGGTGAGTTACCAACTCTCCTTTTTTCGCCAACGCTTTGGTGTAAATCGAATAGGGCTCAAAGGCCATAATCGTCACATACGAGGCGATAGCGGCAATAATTAACGGGAAAAACAACTGGTAACCGCCAGTGATCTCGGCCGTGAGGAAGATTCCCAGCAACGGCGCGTGCATCACACCTGCCATCATGGCTCCCATCCCTGCCAATGCAAAATTGTCGATCGGCAAATTCAACCCTAATACCAGGTTGAAAAAGCTGGCCACAAAATAACCACCGATCGCTCCAACAAACAAAGTTGGTGCGAAAATACCGCCGACTCCACCACTTGCCGTTGTGGCTGTCATGGCAATTACCTTGATGAACACAAGCAAAAGCAGGAAAATGACAATGAACCACTGCTGATCTTTAAAATTGAAGAACAACGAATTATCAAGCAAGTCGGGTCCAAGGCCATTAAAAATCTTGTCGATACTATGATAACCTTCCCCCCAAAGCGGCGGAAACAGGAAAATACAAAGGCCAAGAATCAAACCGCCAATCAAAATCTTATTGATGGGCTTCCGAATCAACTTAAACCTGCGCTCCAGGTACATCGTCATTCGCGTAAAATACAGCGAGATGAAACCGGAAAACACACCTAAAATCAGATAGAATGGAATATTACCGGCGTCAAACGAGTTCACCAACTCGAACTTGAAAAGTACCTCGTCGCCCATGAAATAATAGGCCAACACTGCTGCCGAAATACCGGAAATCAGCAAGGGCAGTAACGATGCCATTGTCAGGTCAAGCATTAAAACTTCGAGGGTAAAAACAATACCGGCTAAAGGCGCCTTGAAAATCCCGGCGATAGCTCCGGTCGCCCCGCAACCAAGCATCAACATCGTTTGCGCATGACTGAGGTTGAAGAAACGGGCCAGATTCGAACCGATAGCAGAACCAGTTAATACTACCGGGGCCTCTGCTCCAACCGATCCACCAAATCCGATGGTAAAACTACTGGTGATCATGCTTGAAAAAGTATGATGCCGCTTCAAATTTCCTTTATTCAAACTGATTGCTCCCAACACCTTCGAAACACCATGTCCCAAATCGTCTTTGATGAGCAGTTTAACAATCAACACTGTAATGGCTATCCCAATTAGCGGAAATGCCAAAAACAAATAGTTTTCATCCGATTCTTTAAGGTTACCAACCAAAGTTTCACCGATCAGATGAATCAAATTTTTCAACAGCAAAGCTGCCGTACCACACACAATACCAATCAACAAACTTAACCAATACACTTTTTTCGAATCGTTCATCCGATTGAAAAAGGCTAGCAACTTGGTCTTCAATTCCATCATAACATCAAAAGCTTATTCATATGAAAAATGACTCATTTTTTTCCGATAAGAAGAAAAAACCCGGGCCCGCGAAATAAAACCGATGTATCTTCCTTCGTCAATAACAGCGATGTTGTAGCGTCCTGTCACTTCAAATTTTTCAACAACCTGTTCCATCAAATCAGCAGTCGAAATAAAATGCTCGGGTAAATACATCAGTTCGCTCACCTTAACCGAGTCATATAGTTCCTGCTTAAATATTAAATGTCGGATGTCATCCATTTTGACCATGCCCTTGAGGTAACCTTCATCGTCGACCACCGGAAAAATATTCCGGTGTGCGGTGGAAATTGCCTCCGTTAAGTCACGGAGGGTGGCATCGGGGTGCAAAGTAACAAAATCTGTTTCAACTAATTTCTTGACCTCCATCATCTGCAGAATATTCTTGTCTTTGTCGTGTGTCATCAATTCCCGGCGTTGTGCCAGCTGAGCGTGATAAACCGACTTGGGCGCAAAGGCCTTAACTGTTAAAAATGAAAAGGTTGCCGTAATCATCAACGGTACAAATAACAGGTAGCCACCCGAGATATCGGCGATCAGGAAGATACCGGTCAGCGGTGCATGCAGTACTCCCGCAATCAATCCAGCCATGCCAATCAAGGCAAAGTTATTCTTATCAATCTGCTGATTACCAAATCGATCAACCAATACAGCGAACACCGCCCCAACATTCACACCTGTGAAAAGTGTGGGTGCAAAGATGCCTCCAACTCCCCCGCTTCCAAAGGCCAGCGAGGTTGCCACAACCTTCAACAAACTAATGGCTGCCAGCAAGATAACCATCAAAAAAAAGTGATCTTTCAGGTAAAAGAAAACCGAGTTATTGTATAAATAACTGTAATCGCCGGCCAGGCAAGCATTGATCGCCAGATATCCTTCACCATAGAGTGACGGGAACAAAAAGATCAGGAAACCAAGCAATAGCCCCCCGTAGAGCAATCGATTCCACAAGCCCGGAATCTTCTCAAAACGATTTGTTATATAAATGTTAATCTTTGTGAAATAAGCAGAAACAACTCCCGTCAGGATTCCCAACGCGATGTAATAAGGAAGATCGTTTACCACGAAGCTTGACTTGACATCAAACGGATAAAGCACATCATGTCCCATGAAAAAGTAGGAAGTCATGACCGCGGCTGAAGAAGAAAGCAGCAGCGGAACCAGCGAAAAAGTGGTCAGATCGATCATGATGACTTCAACTGCAAAAACGATTGCCGCAATCGGAGCTTTAAAAATGGCCGCCATTGCCGCTGCCGACGAGCAAGCCAGCATCAAAATAGTACTGCGGTAATCCAAATGGAAGAAACGCGAAAGCACCGAGCTATAGGCAGCACCTGAAACAACGGTTGGGCCCTCCAGTCCCACCGAGCCTCCGAAACTAACCGTGAGCGCACTGGATACCATCGAGCTGTAAAGGTTGTGACGGCTCAGATCGCCCTTGCGTCGCGAGATACTGTGCAAAACATTTGGAATACCCGGCCGGACGGGTTTTCGCACGATAAACCGAACAAACAGAACGGTCAGCAAAATGCCGACAATAGGCAAAATAAAATAGATGGAGTTTCCCTCGTTCTTTTCAATGACCAGGTTTACCAGATCCTGCAATTTCCAAACGAAGTTCTTCAGCAAGGTTGCCAGAATGCCAACAATGACGCCAATAACAACACTCAACAGAATGATGAATTTCCGTTCGCTCAGGTGTCGAAGTCTCCAGCGATGAAAGCGGGCTGCATAAGAGAGCTTGTTTGGCATCTTTTTCGAAATTAGTGCTTCGGAAAAGACTATAAGTTAAGAATCTATTTCTTCTTTTTAAAGATATCCTTGATCGATTCCCAAACTTTTTTCTTCTCTGTTTTATGCGTTTCCCCATCCGACTGATCTCTGTCCGACTGATCTTTCTTTTTAAAGATATTGCCAATCAAATCACCGATTGATCCGGCAGGCAAATCCTCCCGGTACGGCTCCACATCGAGCTTCGCCAGCAAACGGGGAGCTGGTTCGCGGAAAGAAGCGTATTGCAAGCGCTTGTAGCGCGTATCAGCATACAACTTGGTGTAAAACTTCCCGACAATCGGAAGCGCCATGTAACCGCCTTGGCCGTATGTGATGGTACGGAAGTGAATCGACGGATCATCAGCTCCAACCCAGCAACCGGTAACCAGTCCCGGATTCATCCCCACAAACCAACCATCGGTTTGATCCTGTGTTGTTCCGGTTTTACCCGCAAAATCGCCACCAACGTGGTAAGCTGTTCGAATCGGGCTACCGGTTCCATTCGAGATAACCGACTGCATCATGTGAACAAGCATACGGCAATTCTCCGGATCCAGCGACGTTTTGATCGGCTCAGGCTTGGCAAATTTGTCCAATACCTTGCCTTGTGCATCTTCAATTGAAACCAGGTAATGCGGCTCGATGTAAACACCGTCGTTCAGAATCGTGGCATAAGCCGAAACCATATCTTTCAAACTGATAGATGCTACTCCCAAAGCCAAAGAAGGAAATTCAGGAAGCTCGGCTGAAATACCCAGTTCGCGGGCTGTTTCAATCACCTCGTCAATGCCCGTTTCCATCAAAACCTCCACAGCAACCGTGTTGATCGATTTGGCCAGTGCTCCTTCCATCGAGTAATAGCCTTCATAATCCGGGTGTGAGTTTTGCGGCGACCAATCCTGGTAGTCGTGGTAAACTTTACGCTCATTTGAAAAATAATCGTCAGGTTCCAAACCATTCTGCAAGGCGGCCAGGTAAACAAATGGTTTAAAGGTTGAACCGACCTGTCGCTGCGAGTTCACATGGTCGTATTTGAAGTAGCGAAAATCGATTCCGCCAACCCAGGCTTTCACCTCACCGGTTGATGGCTCAAGTCCTAAAAATCCGGCGTTCAACAGGCTCAAATAATGCTTCACCGAGTCCAGTGGTGTTGCCACAACTTGCTTGTCGCCTGTCCAATCGAACAGCACCATATCACGTTTTTGGTTGAAAGCGGCTTTAATTTCAGCCTCTGATTTTCCGGCTGCCTTCATCTTCCGGTAGCGTTCCGATTGTTTCATAGCGCGCTCCAGCACCGAAGGTTTGCGCGACCAGGGAGTAGAACCTTTCCAATGGTTGTTGAATACGTTCTGCAAACTCTTCATGTATTCTTTCACCGATTGCTCGGCAAAATACTGGTAATCGTAGTTGACAGTTGTTTTCACTTTCAACCCGTCGTTGTATAAGTTGTACGGATCGCCGTTTTCCTTTTTATGACTCTTACACCACTCCAGCAATTCCGGCTTCAACATTTCCAGGAAGTACGGAGCCGGGCCTTCGTTGTACGAAATCCGACGATAACGCAAGGTCAGCGGCTTCTCCTGGAAGACTTTTCCTTGTGCCTCCGAGAGGTATTCATTTTTTACCATCTGCCCGATCACCACATTCCGGCGTTCTTTAGAGCGTTCAGGGTGTAATCGGGGGTTGTAATAATTATTGGCTTTCAACATTCCCACCAACACTGCTGCTTCATCAACTGTCAAATCTTTCGGCGACTTGTTAAAAAAACGCTCAGCGGCCACTTCAATACCATAGATATTTTCACCAAACGGAACGGTGTTCAGGTAAAGCGTCAGGATATCTTCTTTGGTATAAATGCGCTCCAGACGGTAGGCAATAATCGATTCGCGGAGTTTGTTGACCGGCATCGAAAAAACACCCAGACTATTGCGGGGGAAAAGGTTTTTTGCAATCTGCTGGCTCAAGGTACTTCCACCTCCGGCACTGTGATCCTGCAGGAGAATTGATTTCACAAAAACACGCATCAGCGCCACTTCATCAACCCCGCGGTGCTCGTAAAAGCGTGAATCCTCGGTTGCAACCAGGGCATGAATCACGTTAGGCGAAATCTCGTCGTAGCGAACATTACTCCTGTTTTCGGTATAATAACGCCCCAGCAATTTTCCTTCCTGCGAGAAGACTTCCGAGGCCTGTGGATTTTTGATATCGTGCAACTGCGAGGTGCTCGGAACATAGCCTAAAAATCCCAGGTAAACAGCTGTGAAGAAAAGTGCAAAAAGAATGATTCCCACCGCTGCTATCTTCAACATTAACATGAGAAAGCGCCGCCCAATCGACGACTTCTTGGAGGACTTTTTACGACGTCCGCTACTTGCTTTTTTACGTGGTTTTGCTTTTGCTGAAGACTTCGATGTAGATTTCCGAGGAGGCATATGATTTTGTTTATTTCCCTTTTTCGTATTGAGATACCGATATGAACTTATTCTTACAATCAATAATTGTACCGCTATCTTTCGAGCTCAAAACTATACAATAATGCCAAAACGACTCGACTATTTCTAAAGGAATCGACAAACTTTTCCCAAAAATAATTGTCATTATAGTTCCACCCGTTTATTGAAATAACTATGAAAGTTGGTATTACAGGAGCTTCAGGTTTTATTGGACAACAATTGATCGCTTCGCTTCAATTGAAAGGGCATACATGCGTGGCACTAAAACGAGATTTACTTTACAATCCGGAAAAAGGTTTGGCAGATCTCCTTACCGGATGCGATGCCGTGATTAATTTAGCAGGAGCACCAATTTTGCAACGCTGGACAGCCAACAACAAGCGGACCATCTACAGCAGCCGGGTCGATACCACATTGAATTTGACGGAAACCATTCGGAAGATTCCCGCAGCCCAACGTCCCAAAGTATTCATTTCCGCATCAGCAGTTGGTATTTACCAAACCGGGCTGGAGCACGATGAATCGAGCAAAGAGTTTGATCGCGGATTTACGGGAACAGTTGTTCTGGGCTGGGAAAAAGCGTCCGAGTCGATTCCTCCCTCAACGCGTCGAGTGATTTTCCGGATTGGTGTTGTGCTCGCAAAGGAATCACAAACGGTGAAGCAATTGCGACCTTTATTCAAAGCAGGGTTGGGCGGTAAAATCGGTTCGGGCCAACAGGCCTTTCCGTTTGTCCATATTGATGATTTGGTGTCGGCTTTCGAAACAGCCCTGACCGATGAGAACTACAGCGGCATTTACAACCTGGTCGCTCCAAAGTCGATCAATAACGCCGAATTTACGAAGTGCTTTGCTCAAAC harbors:
- a CDS encoding penicillin-binding protein 1A gives rise to the protein MPPRKSTSKSSAKAKPRKKASSGRRKKSSKKSSIGRRFLMLMLKIAAVGIILFALFFTAVYLGFLGYVPSTSQLHDIKNPQASEVFSQEGKLLGRYYTENRSNVRYDEISPNVIHALVATEDSRFYEHRGVDEVALMRVFVKSILLQDHSAGGGSTLSQQIAKNLFPRNSLGVFSMPVNKLRESIIAYRLERIYTKEDILTLYLNTVPFGENIYGIEVAAERFFNKSPKDLTVDEAAVLVGMLKANNYYNPRLHPERSKERRNVVIGQMVKNEYLSEAQGKVFQEKPLTLRYRRISYNEGPAPYFLEMLKPELLEWCKSHKKENGDPYNLYNDGLKVKTTVNYDYQYFAEQSVKEYMKSLQNVFNNHWKGSTPWSRKPSVLERAMKQSERYRKMKAAGKSEAEIKAAFNQKRDMVLFDWTGDKQVVATPLDSVKHYLSLLNAGFLGLEPSTGEVKAWVGGIDFRYFKYDHVNSQRQVGSTFKPFVYLAALQNGLEPDDYFSNERKVYHDYQDWSPQNSHPDYEGYYSMEGALAKSINTVAVEVLMETGIDEVIETARELGISAELPEFPSLALGVASISLKDMVSAYATILNDGVYIEPHYLVSIEDAQGKVLDKFAKPEPIKTSLDPENCRMLVHMMQSVISNGTGSPIRTAYHVGGDFAGKTGTTQDQTDGWFVGMNPGLVTGCWVGADDPSIHFRTITYGQGGYMALPIVGKFYTKLYADTRYKRLQYASFREPAPRLLAKLDVEPYREDLPAGSIGDLIGNIFKKKDQSDRDQSDGETHKTEKKKVWESIKDIFKKKK
- a CDS encoding TIGR01777 family oxidoreductase — encoded protein: MKVGITGASGFIGQQLIASLQLKGHTCVALKRDLLYNPEKGLADLLTGCDAVINLAGAPILQRWTANNKRTIYSSRVDTTLNLTETIRKIPAAQRPKVFISASAVGIYQTGLEHDESSKEFDRGFTGTVVLGWEKASESIPPSTRRVIFRIGVVLAKESQTVKQLRPLFKAGLGGKIGSGQQAFPFVHIDDLVSAFETALTDENYSGIYNLVAPKSINNAEFTKCFAQTLNRPALAPAPAFAIRLVFGKASGLLLEGATVNPKRLKEAGFTFSYPTIEKALDQILKN